The Haloarcula sp. CBA1127 genomic interval CGCGCGGTTACTCATCCTGTTTGTCCTCGGTCTGTAGCTGGTGTTCCTCAAGTTCGCTCCGGAGGAGACTCAGCTCCTCGTTCAGCCGCGACAGCCGGTCGTACATGTGCCCGATGCGGTTGAGCAGGTACGTCACCGCCACAAACAGCGTCAGGTTCGAGATGACGAGGATGGCCCGGGCTTTCCACTCCAGACCGAGCAGCCGCGCCACGACCTCGAACACGTTGGGGACGATAGCAACGACGATGAGTCCCGTGCCGAGCAGTAGCGACATCACGAACAGCTCCAGCGACTCGCGTTCGCTTCTGACGATGATAAATCCGTTCGCGAGGAACGCCAGCCCGACGACCAGCGACAGGAGGTTAACCAGTGAGTAGTCGAATCCAAAGACCATAGTTAGCGAAAGAGGAGGACGCGAAACACCGTGTCAGTCATCCGGAGCGGGTAGAGCACGAGCGTGTCGAGGCTGAACTGTGACTCGCCCTCGTCACGGATCGGCATTTCTATCGATACCTCTTCGATCCGCTGGCCGCGCTGGGCCGCATCAAGCGTCTGTTCGACCGCCCAGTGGTTGTCCGAGCGGTGGAGGATGTCCTGTAGTGCCGACACACGGTAGACGCGGAAGCCGCTGGTCACATCGGTGATGTCGATGCCGCCGAGTTTCCGCACGACGGTCGTGAAGAACGTGATTCCAAGCCGCCTGATGAGCGGGTAGTCGTCGATGCTCTCGTTCAGGTAGCGGCTGCCGATGACCATGTCGGCGTCCTCGGCGTGGTCAAGCAGGGTCGGAATCTTCTCCGGGTCGTGTTGGCCGTCGGCGTCGACCTGCACGACGAAGTCGTAGCCGTGGCGGATTGCGTACTGGTAGCCCGTCCTGACGGCCCCGCCAACGCCGGTGTTAAAGACGTGTGTGACGACGTGTGCGCCGTGCTCCCGAGCGATTGCCGCGGTGTCGTCCGACGACCCGTCGTCGACGACGACGACCTCGTCGACGTAGCGGCTCGTTCCGTCGATCACCGACCCGATGGTGTTCGACTCGTTGTACGCGGGGATGACGGCGACTGTTCGCACTGGTGGAAACGCCGCTAGCAGCGAACTTAGAATTGTCGTTCTCTGGAATGGCTCACTCGTAGTCTGTGTGCCTGCCGTTGACCGCTCCGCTCGTTTCAAACCGGCTTCTGTGAGTTACAGCCGATGAGAAACCGACTAGTTGGGATGCCCTTGCTTCTCACGACCGAAGATATCGTGAGTGTCCACAAGACCCGTTTTCAGAGGGACGCTCGTAACCAACATAAGTCATGATGAATAGGGCAAGAATGAAAACACACCGCGCGGTACGTACTGGCATGAGTGTCGAGCAGGAGCAGACGGAACGGACCATCAGGTGTCTGGTGGCGAAAGTCGGACTCGACGGACACGACCGGGGCGCACACGTCATCGCACGGGCGCTCCGTGACGCTGGCTTTGAAGTGATTTACTCAGGGCTCCACCGAGCGCCTGACGAAGTCGTGCAGGCCGCCGTGCAGGAGGACGTGGACGTCGTCGGTATCTCCATCCTCTCCGGGGCGCACAACACGCTCGTCCCGAAAATTCTCGACGGGCTGAAGGAGTACGACGCGTTCGACGACCGGCTCATCCTCGTCGGCGGCATCGTCCCGGACGACGACCAGGAGGAACTCCGCGGGCAGGGCGTCGACGAGATATTCGGCCCGGGCGCGTCCATGGAGGAGATGATCGACTACATCCACGAGAACGCGCCCGAGCGATGAGCGACCTCGTCGCTGACCTGCTTGCGGGCAAGCACAGCGCCCTCGCCAGAGTCATCACACTGATAGAGAACCGGTCGTCGGGGTACCGAGAGATAATCTCCGACCTCCATCAACACACCGGCACAGCCGACGTTATCGGCGTCACCGGCAGCCCCGGTGCGGGCAAGTCCACGCTGGTCGACAAGGTCGCAGCGACCTACCGCGAGCAGGGCCAGACCGTCGGCGTCATCGCTATCGACCCGTCCTCGCCGTTCTCCGGCGGCGCGGTGCTCGGCGACCGGATACGGATGGCCTCAAACGCCGGCGACATGGATATGTTCTTCCGGTCGATGTCTGCTCGTGGCTCCCTCGGTGGGCTGTCGACGGCGACGACCGACGCCGTGACCGCGCTGGACGCGTTCGGCAAGGACAAAATCATCGTCGAGACAGTCGGCGCCGGGCAAAACGAAGTCGACATCGTCCGCACCGCCGATACCGTCGCCGTGCTCGTGCCGCCGGGGAGCGGCGACGACGTCCAGATGCTCAAGGCCGGCATCCTCGAAATCGGTGACGTGTTCGTGGTCAACAAGGCCGACCTCGATGGGGCCGACCGGACCGTCCAGCAACTCCGGGAGATGCTACAGGGACAGAGTGGACGCCCGGACTCCGGCCATCACGGCGCGACCGAACTCGTCGGTGACCATGGTGACACGTCCACCGATGACGCCGACGATGAGGCAGATGAGTCGGAGACGTGGAATCCGCCCATCGTTGAGACAGTCGCCAATCGGGGCGAGGGTGTCGAGGACTTCTTGGACGCGCTTGCCAACCACGGCGCGTATCTGGACCGAACCGGCCGTCGAGAGGGGCAAGCCCGAGAGCGATTCGCCGCCGAGATTCGAACCCTGCTTCGGGAGGACGCCAACGAACTACTGGTCGACGAGCTTGACCGCCGCGGCGGCATCGAACAGTACGTCGACGCCGTCATCGAGCGCCACACTGACCCGTACACGGTCGTCGACGAGGTGCTCGAACCGCTCCGAGAGTGTCTCGACGAGCCTCGCAACGGGAACTAGGTTCGAGACTGCCCCGTCCGCGGAACCATGTCTGCCCGGACCGATAGCGACAGCTATCTGACGATCTTCCAGCATGTATAACATACTCCGGGCCCCAAGTCATCAGTATGAAACTCCGCAAGGCGCTCGGTGCGGTCGTTGGTGCGGTCGGCGCGACAGCCGCTGCCAACCGCGTGCTGCAGTCGCGGGCCGGCGCGTTCGAACCGATGCTCGACGGGGAACAGGGGACGTACCGCTGGCGCGGGTTCGATATCGCGTACACTGAAGCTGGCGACCCGTCGGACCCGGACCTCGTGTTGTTCCACGGCATCAACGCCGCTGCCAGCAGCCACGAGTTCCACACGGTGTTCGACACGCTGGCGGAGGATTACCACGTCATCGCGCCGGACCTGCCGGGCTTCGGGCAGACGGACCGGCCGCCGCTGCTGTACTCGGCATCGCTGTACACGGCCTTTGTACGGGATTTTATCGAGGACAACACCACCGACGCGACTGTCGTCGCGTCGTCGCTGACCGGGGCCTACGCCGCCAGCGCGGCACAGGAGGTCGACGTGAAGGAACTCGTCCTCATTTGCCCGACTGACAGTTCGATGGGGAATCGCACTGTCTGGCTCCGCTCGCTCCTGCGCGCCCCCGTCATCGGCGAGGCAATCTACAACCTCACCGTCTCGAAACCCTCCATCCGGCACTTCCACGCCGACCACGGCTACTACGACATGGACAATCTCACCGAGGAAGTCATCGACTACGAGTGGCAGAGCGGCCACCAGTCCGGCGCGCGCTTCGCGCCGGCGTCGTTCGTCTCCGGCTTCCTCGACCCGGAAGACGACCTCGGTGACGTACTGGCCAGCCTCGACGTGCCCGTGACGCTGGTCTGGGGGGAGGACGCCGACATCACGCCGCTGTCGAAGGGTCGTGACTTGGCCGAGCAGGCGGACGCGATGCTCGTGGTGTTTGGCGATTCGCTGCTTCTGCCCCACGTCGAACACCCCGGTGAGTTCGTCGACGTGGTCCGCGACAGAGTGACCTCTGTAACAGTCGAAAACTGAGCCTAGCGCGGTCGGAACACGACCGCTCTCTCGCCGGTCGTCACGCGTTCGCCGACATCGATGCCGACCACGTCGCCGGTGGCAACGTCTTCTGGGTCCACATCACGGACGAGTCCGGTGACCGAAACCGGTCCGAAGTCAGCGATGGCGGTGACGTAGGGCGCGTCGTCTTCGAACTGCGGCGTCGGGACGGTAATCGTCGTGTGGCTCGCGATTTCGCCGGACTCCGGCAGGCCTACCTCCGAGAGGTCCTGGTCGTGACAGCGCGGGCACACCCGCCGGGGCGGCAACCAGCCGTGGCCGTTCGAACATTCGAGGTAGTACCCGTCGTCCGATTCGATGCTGTCGAGCCACGCGTCGTACTCGCCGTCTTGTGCGGATTCAGTCATTCTTGCACCTCCATGACGTGGACGGTCGTAGACGCGACTGTGCCGCCCGCGTTGTGTGCGACGCCGACGGTGCTGTCCGGCACGGCGTCGGCCCGCGGGTGTGATCCGTCAAGGAGCCAGGCGACCGTCGCCAACTGGGCAACGCCAGTCGCGCCGACCGGGTGACCCTTGGCTTTCAGCCCGCCCGAGAGATTAATCGGGCGGTCGCCGTCGCGGGTCGTCTCGCCGTTGCGCGCCGCGGCGATGCCCTCGCCGCGCTCGTAGAAGCCAAGCGACTCGATTGCGAACACTTCCGCGATAGTGAAACAGTCGTGGACCTCGGCGAAGTCGACATCGTCGGGGCCGACGCCGGCGTCCTCGTATGCTTCCTCCGCAGCCTTGTCGGCGGCGGGTGTCTGTGCCAGATGCGGGCGGTCCTGCAGTGCGAGATTGTCACCGCCCTGGCCGGTCCCGGTGATGGCAACTGGGGCGTCTAGGTCGTGCTCCTCGGCGTAGGACTCCGTGGTCAGGACAGCGGCCGCGGCCCCGTCAGTAATCGGACAGGAATCGTACAGGCC includes:
- a CDS encoding DUF2304 domain-containing protein, whose product is MVFGFDYSLVNLLSLVVGLAFLANGFIIVRSERESLELFVMSLLLGTGLIVVAIVPNVFEVVARLLGLEWKARAILVISNLTLFVAVTYLLNRIGHMYDRLSRLNEELSLLRSELEEHQLQTEDKQDE
- a CDS encoding glycosyltransferase family 2 protein, whose protein sequence is MRTVAVIPAYNESNTIGSVIDGTSRYVDEVVVVDDGSSDDTAAIAREHGAHVVTHVFNTGVGGAVRTGYQYAIRHGYDFVVQVDADGQHDPEKIPTLLDHAEDADMVIGSRYLNESIDDYPLIRRLGITFFTTVVRKLGGIDITDVTSGFRVYRVSALQDILHRSDNHWAVEQTLDAAQRGQRIEEVSIEMPIRDEGESQFSLDTLVLYPLRMTDTVFRVLLFR
- a CDS encoding cobalamin B12-binding domain-containing protein; translated protein: MSVEQEQTERTIRCLVAKVGLDGHDRGAHVIARALRDAGFEVIYSGLHRAPDEVVQAAVQEDVDVVGISILSGAHNTLVPKILDGLKEYDAFDDRLILVGGIVPDDDQEELRGQGVDEIFGPGASMEEMIDYIHENAPER
- the meaB gene encoding methylmalonyl Co-A mutase-associated GTPase MeaB, with the protein product MSDLVADLLAGKHSALARVITLIENRSSGYREIISDLHQHTGTADVIGVTGSPGAGKSTLVDKVAATYREQGQTVGVIAIDPSSPFSGGAVLGDRIRMASNAGDMDMFFRSMSARGSLGGLSTATTDAVTALDAFGKDKIIVETVGAGQNEVDIVRTADTVAVLVPPGSGDDVQMLKAGILEIGDVFVVNKADLDGADRTVQQLREMLQGQSGRPDSGHHGATELVGDHGDTSTDDADDEADESETWNPPIVETVANRGEGVEDFLDALANHGAYLDRTGRREGQARERFAAEIRTLLREDANELLVDELDRRGGIEQYVDAVIERHTDPYTVVDEVLEPLRECLDEPRNGN
- a CDS encoding alpha/beta fold hydrolase: MKLRKALGAVVGAVGATAAANRVLQSRAGAFEPMLDGEQGTYRWRGFDIAYTEAGDPSDPDLVLFHGINAAASSHEFHTVFDTLAEDYHVIAPDLPGFGQTDRPPLLYSASLYTAFVRDFIEDNTTDATVVASSLTGAYAASAAQEVDVKELVLICPTDSSMGNRTVWLRSLLRAPVIGEAIYNLTVSKPSIRHFHADHGYYDMDNLTEEVIDYEWQSGHQSGARFAPASFVSGFLDPEDDLGDVLASLDVPVTLVWGEDADITPLSKGRDLAEQADAMLVVFGDSLLLPHVEHPGEFVDVVRDRVTSVTVEN
- a CDS encoding Zn-ribbon domain-containing OB-fold protein produces the protein MTESAQDGEYDAWLDSIESDDGYYLECSNGHGWLPPRRVCPRCHDQDLSEVGLPESGEIASHTTITVPTPQFEDDAPYVTAIADFGPVSVTGLVRDVDPEDVATGDVVGIDVGERVTTGERAVVFRPR